A single window of Streptomyces sp. NBC_00464 DNA harbors:
- a CDS encoding bifunctional FO biosynthesis protein CofGH, with protein sequence MTDPQRGRPTTNSMRRALKRARDGVALDVAEAAVLLQARGDDLTDLAASAARVRDAGLAAAGRPGVITYSRKVFIPLTRLCRDKCHYCTFVTVPGKLRREGHGMFLSPDEVLDIARKGAEMGCKEALFTLGDRPEDRWPEAREWLEAEGYDDTLAYVRAMAIRVLEETGLLPHLNPGVMTWTDLQRLKPVAPSMGMMLETTATRLWSEPGGPHHGSPDKEPAVRLRVLEDAGRSNVPFTTGILIGIGESYEERADSLFELRRTARAYHGIQEVIVQNFRAKPDTAMRAMPDAELEELAAAIAVARHILGPSARIQAPPNLVDAEYALIVGAGIDDWGGVSPLTPDHVNPERPWPHIDELAERTAESGFTLRERLTIYPEFIQRGEPWLDPRLLPHVRALADPETGLAKEGAIPAGLPWQEPDEGFNASGRTDLHRTIDTEGRTGDRRNDFDEVYGDWEALREAAAPGMVPSRIDTDVKGALSQAAADPTKLTDDQALTLLHADGPALDELCRIADTLRRDVVGDDVTYIVTRNINFTNVCYTGCRFCAFAQRRTDADAYTLSLDQVADRAAQAWDVGAVEVCMQGGIHPDLPGTAYFDIARAVKERVPGMHVHAFSPMEVVNGATRTGMSIRDWLIAAKEAGLDSIPGTAAEILDDEVRWVLTKGKLPTATWLEVIRTAHEVGLRSSSTMMYGHVDQPRHWLGHLRTLANLQQETGGFTEFVTLPFIHTNAPVYLAGIARPGPTDRDNRAVIAMARLLLHPHITNIQTSWVKLGTEGAAEMLRSGANDLGGTLMEETISRMAGSSYGSYKSVQDLVAVAEAAGRPAKPRTTLYGEVPAERVAAATASDGHLPELLPVLPVLPVLP encoded by the coding sequence ATGACCGATCCTCAGCGCGGACGCCCCACCACCAACTCCATGCGACGTGCCCTCAAGCGTGCCAGAGACGGTGTCGCCCTCGACGTTGCCGAGGCCGCCGTCCTGCTCCAGGCGCGCGGCGACGATCTGACGGATCTCGCCGCGTCCGCCGCCCGGGTGCGGGACGCGGGCCTGGCGGCGGCGGGCCGGCCCGGCGTCATCACGTACTCCCGCAAGGTCTTCATCCCGCTGACCCGCCTCTGCCGCGACAAGTGCCACTACTGCACCTTCGTCACCGTCCCCGGCAAGCTGCGCCGCGAGGGCCACGGCATGTTCCTGTCGCCGGACGAGGTCCTCGACATCGCCCGCAAGGGGGCGGAGATGGGCTGCAAGGAAGCGCTGTTCACGCTGGGCGACCGGCCGGAGGACCGCTGGCCCGAGGCCCGGGAGTGGCTGGAGGCCGAGGGGTACGACGACACGCTCGCGTACGTACGGGCCATGGCGATCCGCGTCCTGGAGGAGACCGGTCTGCTGCCTCACCTCAACCCGGGCGTCATGACCTGGACCGACCTCCAGCGCCTCAAGCCCGTCGCGCCCTCCATGGGCATGATGCTGGAGACGACCGCGACCCGGCTGTGGTCCGAGCCCGGCGGTCCGCACCACGGCTCCCCGGACAAGGAACCGGCCGTACGGCTGCGGGTGCTCGAAGACGCCGGCCGGTCCAACGTCCCGTTCACCACCGGCATCCTCATCGGTATCGGCGAGTCGTACGAGGAGCGCGCCGACTCCCTCTTCGAGCTGCGCAGGACCGCCCGCGCCTACCACGGCATCCAGGAAGTCATCGTCCAGAACTTCCGCGCCAAGCCCGACACGGCGATGCGCGCCATGCCGGACGCGGAGCTGGAGGAGCTGGCTGCCGCGATCGCCGTCGCCCGCCACATCCTCGGCCCGTCCGCCCGCATCCAGGCCCCGCCGAACCTCGTCGACGCGGAGTACGCGCTGATCGTCGGCGCCGGGATCGACGACTGGGGCGGCGTCTCGCCGCTCACCCCGGACCATGTGAACCCCGAGCGCCCCTGGCCGCACATCGACGAGCTGGCGGAGCGGACCGCGGAGTCCGGCTTCACGCTGCGCGAACGCCTCACCATCTACCCGGAGTTCATCCAGCGCGGCGAACCCTGGCTCGACCCCCGCCTGCTCCCGCACGTCCGCGCGCTGGCCGATCCGGAGACCGGGCTCGCGAAGGAGGGGGCGATCCCCGCCGGTCTGCCCTGGCAGGAGCCCGACGAGGGTTTCAACGCCTCAGGCCGCACCGATCTGCACCGCACCATCGACACCGAGGGCCGCACAGGCGACCGGCGCAACGACTTCGACGAGGTGTACGGGGACTGGGAGGCGCTCCGCGAGGCGGCGGCCCCCGGCATGGTCCCCTCGCGCATCGACACCGATGTGAAGGGCGCCCTGAGCCAGGCCGCCGCCGACCCGACGAAGCTCACCGACGACCAGGCGCTCACCCTGCTGCACGCGGACGGGCCCGCGCTCGACGAGCTCTGCCGGATCGCGGACACCCTGCGCCGGGACGTGGTCGGCGACGACGTCACGTACATCGTCACGCGCAACATCAACTTCACCAACGTCTGCTACACCGGCTGCCGTTTCTGCGCCTTCGCGCAGCGGCGCACCGACGCCGACGCGTACACCCTCTCCCTGGACCAGGTGGCCGACCGGGCCGCGCAGGCCTGGGACGTGGGCGCGGTCGAGGTCTGCATGCAGGGCGGCATCCACCCGGACCTGCCCGGCACGGCGTACTTCGACATCGCGCGGGCGGTGAAGGAGCGCGTCCCGGGCATGCACGTCCACGCCTTCTCGCCGATGGAGGTCGTGAACGGTGCCACCCGCACCGGCATGTCGATCCGCGACTGGCTGATCGCCGCGAAGGAGGCCGGGCTCGACTCCATCCCCGGCACCGCCGCCGAGATCCTGGACGACGAGGTCCGCTGGGTTCTCACCAAGGGCAAACTGCCCACGGCGACCTGGCTGGAGGTCATCAGGACCGCCCACGAGGTGGGCCTGCGCTCGTCCTCCACGATGATGTACGGCCATGTCGACCAGCCCCGCCACTGGCTGGGCCACCTGCGGACGCTGGCCAACCTCCAGCAGGAGACCGGCGGCTTCACGGAGTTCGTGACGCTCCCCTTCATCCACACCAACGCGCCCGTCTACCTGGCCGGCATCGCCCGCCCCGGCCCGACGGACCGCGACAACCGGGCCGTCATCGCGATGGCGCGCCTCCTGCTCCACCCGCACATCACCAACATCCAGACCAGCTGGGTGAAGCTGGGCACGGAGGGTGCGGCGGAGATGCTCCGCTCGGGCGCGAACGACCTGGGCGGGACACTGATGGAGGAGACCATCTCCCGGATGGCCGGGTCGAGTTACGGCTCGTACAAGTCCGTTCAGGACCTGGTCGCGGTGGCCGAGGCCGCCGGGCGCCCGGCGAAGCCGCGTACGACGCTGTACGGAGAGGTCCCGGCCGAGCGGGTGGCGGCGGCGACGGCCTCGGACGGGCATCTGCCGGAGCTGCTGCCGGTGCTGCCTGTTCTGCCTGTTCTGCCTTGA
- the eccE gene encoding type VII secretion protein EccE, whose product MRLHQVVLMEVAAALMLIAWVTNRVLLVPMGVVAAGLVLLAVLRRRGRPVMEWLNAVMALRGRLRAARRPLSAEGVDPALAPVVECESALRTYTYTDRQRERSIGMVGDGTFLTTLLLVQPRDEPLRMPRAARPLELGLLHDALEVDDIRLESVQVVQHTQPAPGPHVPEQSAAARSYGPLQAQVGTPATRLTWIALKLDPELCPEAVRARGGGVGGAQRALLRATDQLASRLAGAGFDASVMTEAQVTSALATSAGVNPQATTQAIRADVPVRRTTESTRAWRCDDRWHTTYWVGRWPHLGADAAPTAQLVALLTSMPASASTFSMAVSRGTGGAPAVSGYVRLTARGSNELVSVRRQLERAARAVKVSLVRLDREQLPGVLATLPLGGTR is encoded by the coding sequence GTGCGGTTGCACCAGGTGGTGCTGATGGAGGTCGCCGCCGCGCTGATGCTGATCGCGTGGGTGACGAACAGGGTCCTGTTGGTGCCGATGGGCGTGGTTGCGGCCGGGCTGGTGCTGCTGGCGGTCCTGCGGCGGCGGGGGCGGCCGGTGATGGAGTGGCTCAACGCGGTCATGGCGCTGCGCGGACGGCTGAGGGCCGCGCGACGGCCGTTGTCCGCGGAAGGCGTCGATCCCGCGCTGGCGCCGGTCGTCGAGTGCGAGTCGGCTCTGCGGACGTACACCTACACCGACCGGCAGCGCGAGCGTTCCATAGGCATGGTGGGTGACGGGACGTTCCTGACGACCCTGCTGCTCGTGCAGCCGCGGGACGAACCGCTGCGGATGCCCCGTGCCGCGCGGCCGCTGGAGCTCGGGCTGCTGCACGACGCCCTTGAGGTGGACGACATCCGGCTGGAGTCGGTACAGGTCGTGCAGCACACACAGCCCGCGCCCGGACCGCACGTACCCGAGCAGTCCGCGGCGGCGCGGTCGTACGGGCCGCTCCAGGCCCAGGTCGGCACCCCTGCGACCCGGCTGACATGGATAGCGCTGAAGCTCGACCCGGAGCTGTGCCCGGAGGCGGTACGCGCACGCGGCGGCGGGGTCGGCGGAGCGCAGCGCGCGCTCCTGCGGGCCACGGATCAGCTGGCGAGCCGGCTGGCGGGTGCGGGATTCGACGCCTCGGTCATGACCGAGGCGCAGGTGACCTCCGCACTCGCGACATCGGCCGGGGTGAATCCGCAGGCCACCACGCAGGCGATACGGGCGGACGTGCCGGTGCGGCGCACGACGGAGTCCACCCGTGCCTGGCGCTGCGACGACCGCTGGCACACGACCTACTGGGTCGGCCGCTGGCCCCACCTGGGCGCCGACGCGGCGCCCACGGCACAACTGGTGGCGCTCCTGACGTCGATGCCCGCATCCGCCAGCACCTTCAGCATGGCGGTGTCGCGCGGGACCGGCGGCGCACCGGCCGTCAGCGGCTACGTCCGCCTCACCGCACGCGGGAGCAATGAACTGGTGTCGGTGCGAAGGCAGTTGGAGCGCGCCGCACGAGCCGTGAAGGTCAGTCTCGTACGGCTCGACCGCGAACAGCTTCCCGGCGTGCTGGCCACCCTGCCCCTCGGAGGTACCCGTTGA
- a CDS encoding WXG100 family type VII secretion target, whose amino-acid sequence MEITYSGVVEASNQVKTTANTIKTQLDDLNTKVKAVVATWDGETQRAFYDRHSGWDVKVSHMHQTLLTISTRLMEATEGYRANDLAQARRFQG is encoded by the coding sequence ATGGAGATTACGTACTCAGGGGTTGTCGAAGCCTCGAACCAGGTCAAGACGACCGCCAACACCATCAAGACCCAGCTCGACGACCTCAACACCAAGGTCAAGGCCGTCGTCGCCACTTGGGACGGTGAGACGCAGCGCGCGTTCTACGACCGTCACAGCGGCTGGGACGTCAAGGTCAGCCACATGCACCAGACCCTGCTGACGATCTCGACGAGGCTCATGGAAGCCACCGAGGGCTACCGGGCGAACGACCTCGCCCAGGCCCGGCGCTTCCAGGGCTGA
- the mycP gene encoding type VII secretion-associated serine protease mycosin has translation MPKQIKGRPWALQRLVFDRLWQDTKGKGVRVAVIDTGVDVANPQLATAVDRASGADLLPPSKDGTQAPAPDASKGKGGAKAPAKFGGGAGTTDLIGHGTKVAGIIAARSRAGTGFVGLAPEATIIPIRQNDDKGTGTAATMAAAIRHAIAKRATVINISQDTVKPLRDDSDLALAVREALNKDIVVVASAGNDGLAGKVKLTYPAAYPGVLAVAASDRNDERAPFSQTGPFVGVAAPGVDMVSTVPKGGQCVDNGTSFSAPYVAGVAALVRAKHPGWKQSQVVAQIEQTAERAVKGRDDFIGWGVVDPVRALNDDAHPVNAPTPDRAVSDGPVGPEPIALQLGETRQERFERIALYVVATTGLLVAVIAGAAIVLRDRRRRVIR, from the coding sequence ATGCCGAAACAGATCAAGGGCCGCCCCTGGGCGCTCCAGCGGCTGGTCTTCGACCGGCTCTGGCAGGACACCAAGGGGAAGGGCGTCCGGGTCGCGGTGATCGACACCGGTGTCGACGTCGCGAACCCCCAGCTGGCGACCGCTGTCGACCGGGCGTCCGGGGCCGATCTCCTCCCGCCGTCGAAGGACGGGACCCAGGCCCCGGCCCCGGATGCCTCGAAGGGCAAGGGCGGCGCGAAGGCTCCGGCGAAGTTCGGCGGCGGCGCCGGCACCACCGATCTGATCGGCCACGGCACCAAGGTCGCCGGCATCATCGCGGCCCGCTCGCGGGCGGGCACGGGATTCGTCGGACTGGCTCCCGAAGCGACGATCATCCCGATCCGGCAGAACGACGACAAAGGCACCGGCACGGCCGCGACGATGGCCGCGGCCATCCGCCACGCCATCGCGAAGCGCGCCACGGTCATCAACATCTCCCAGGACACCGTCAAGCCCCTGCGGGACGACTCCGACCTGGCACTTGCCGTGCGCGAGGCTCTGAACAAGGACATCGTCGTGGTCGCGTCCGCAGGCAACGACGGTCTGGCCGGCAAGGTCAAGCTGACGTATCCCGCGGCCTATCCGGGCGTCCTGGCGGTGGCCGCCTCGGACCGCAACGACGAGCGTGCGCCGTTCTCCCAGACCGGCCCGTTCGTGGGCGTCGCGGCGCCGGGCGTCGACATGGTGTCCACCGTCCCCAAGGGTGGCCAGTGCGTCGACAACGGCACCAGCTTCTCGGCCCCCTACGTCGCCGGAGTCGCCGCGCTCGTGCGGGCCAAGCACCCGGGCTGGAAGCAGTCCCAGGTGGTCGCCCAGATCGAGCAGACCGCCGAGCGCGCGGTCAAGGGACGCGATGACTTCATCGGGTGGGGGGTGGTCGATCCGGTGCGCGCTCTCAACGACGACGCACACCCGGTGAACGCGCCCACCCCGGACCGCGCCGTCTCGGACGGCCCCGTCGGACCCGAACCGATCGCCCTCCAGCTGGGCGAGACCAGGCAGGAGCGGTTCGAGCGGATCGCGCTGTACGTGGTGGCTACCACAGGTCTTCTGGTGGCAGTGATCGCGGGTGCTGCGATCGTGTTGCGAGACCGTCGCAGGCGTGTAATTAGGTGA
- a CDS encoding WXG100 family type VII secretion target yields MSDKLRHSADQIDSLIRELGHMHDTLQGRITHLNGVIDAVEGHWKGVAANAYNGLQTEVNLDVRNLKELLDFTKEAVQMSRDGFDAEEVEQLNKFKGVDGGNLGSNDVLDRFQAS; encoded by the coding sequence ATGTCAGACAAGCTCAGGCACTCAGCTGATCAGATTGACAGCCTCATCCGCGAGCTCGGCCACATGCACGACACGCTCCAGGGCAGGATCACGCACCTGAACGGTGTCATCGACGCCGTGGAAGGTCACTGGAAGGGTGTCGCGGCCAACGCGTACAACGGCCTCCAGACGGAGGTCAACCTCGATGTGCGCAACCTGAAGGAACTCCTCGACTTCACCAAGGAGGCCGTCCAGATGAGTCGTGACGGCTTCGACGCGGAGGAAGTGGAGCAGCTCAACAAGTTCAAGGGCGTCGACGGCGGCAACCTGGGCAGCAACGACGTCCTGGACCGGTTCCAGGCCTCCTAG
- the eccB gene encoding type VII secretion protein EccB produces MASRRDELNAYTFAKKRLTAAFLQPSAVGTDEGAPRPLRAVVPGLVVGALLVAGFGAWGLFKPKVPEGWDKPGAHVIVGSESTTRYVVLETDGVKRLHPVLNFSSAKLLLDPDSSSVMQVDESELDNGKLQRGPMLGIPYAPDRLPSGDDAGRSKLWAVCEQPGGAGETVQKAVFLLADREADKVGGKRQLHGGQALYVEADGGTGTRYLVDASGTQHVIGSAAAGAKLSARDEVLRRSLFSEGAKPQKVTKDWLGTLHTGTPIDFPRLPGKAGDPAGVTGLDPALNKVGTVLKAVAGNGMQQYVVLPGSVAPVSDLVARLLLTSPEAEVLGQKAQAIEVGPQSFTPSPDGFYAKYGWPEQVPTQANDTSARTGTVCNVLHGVTAAGKPKLTTWAGPRYPVAFLDGATSAYVTPGSGELYRQFNGASPTTGSLFLVTDTGLRYAVQTNNDSSADPSKIGASPTPMSPEETAAEVNKAQIRLGYKDVKPLPVPDNWSALLPKGPRLDTNSAKQPQSS; encoded by the coding sequence ATGGCATCACGGCGGGACGAACTCAATGCCTACACCTTCGCGAAGAAGCGGCTGACGGCCGCCTTTCTGCAACCGTCCGCCGTCGGTACGGACGAGGGGGCGCCGCGCCCGCTGCGGGCCGTCGTGCCCGGCCTGGTGGTGGGAGCCCTGCTGGTGGCGGGATTCGGGGCCTGGGGCCTCTTCAAGCCCAAGGTTCCCGAGGGCTGGGACAAACCCGGCGCCCACGTCATCGTCGGCAGCGAATCGACGACCCGATACGTCGTCCTGGAGACCGACGGAGTCAAGCGCCTGCACCCCGTGCTGAACTTCTCCTCCGCGAAACTGCTTCTGGACCCGGACAGTTCCTCGGTGATGCAGGTGGATGAGTCCGAGCTCGACAACGGAAAGCTCCAGCGCGGTCCGATGCTCGGCATACCGTACGCACCCGACCGCCTGCCCAGCGGCGACGACGCGGGCAGGAGCAAGCTCTGGGCGGTCTGTGAGCAGCCGGGCGGCGCGGGTGAGACCGTGCAGAAGGCGGTCTTCCTGCTCGCCGACCGGGAGGCGGACAAGGTGGGCGGCAAGCGGCAGCTCCACGGCGGCCAAGCCCTCTACGTGGAGGCGGACGGCGGGACCGGCACGCGGTACCTCGTGGACGCGAGCGGCACACAGCACGTCATCGGGTCCGCCGCCGCCGGCGCCAAGCTCTCGGCCCGGGACGAGGTGCTGCGCCGCTCGCTGTTCAGCGAGGGGGCGAAGCCCCAGAAGGTCACCAAGGACTGGCTGGGCACCCTTCACACCGGCACGCCCATCGACTTCCCGCGGCTGCCCGGCAAGGCCGGCGACCCGGCCGGCGTCACGGGCCTGGACCCCGCCCTGAACAAGGTGGGCACCGTACTCAAAGCCGTGGCGGGCAACGGCATGCAGCAGTACGTCGTCCTGCCGGGGTCGGTCGCCCCGGTGTCCGACCTCGTCGCCAGGCTGCTCCTGACGAGTCCGGAGGCGGAGGTGCTGGGCCAGAAGGCGCAGGCCATCGAGGTCGGACCGCAGTCCTTCACTCCCTCGCCGGACGGGTTCTACGCGAAGTACGGCTGGCCGGAACAGGTCCCGACCCAGGCCAACGACACGTCGGCCCGCACCGGGACCGTCTGCAATGTGCTGCACGGCGTCACCGCGGCGGGAAAGCCGAAACTGACCACCTGGGCCGGCCCCCGGTATCCGGTCGCCTTCCTGGACGGGGCGACCAGCGCGTACGTCACTCCCGGCAGCGGTGAGCTCTACCGGCAGTTCAACGGAGCGTCTCCCACCACCGGTTCGCTCTTCCTCGTGACGGACACCGGACTGCGTTACGCCGTGCAGACGAACAACGACAGCAGCGCGGACCCCTCCAAGATCGGGGCGTCCCCGACGCCCATGAGCCCGGAGGAAACGGCTGCCGAGGTCAACAAGGCGCAGATCAGGCTCGGTTACAAGGACGTGAAGCCGCTGCCGGTGCCGGACAACTGGTCCGCGCTCCTGCCCAAGGGGCCGCGGCTGGACACCAACAGCGCCAAACAGCCACAGAGTTCCTGA